Genomic segment of Kiritimatiellaceae bacterium:
GCCTTAAAACTCTGCCTACCGGAGAACGGCAGGCCGTTTCGATCCATATGCCGAAAGTGCTGATTTCCTGGAATGAGCCCGGCGATGCATTTGCTCTCGCGGCACGCAATAAACAGGCGTTCAGCCACGAATGGGGGCCTCAGTGGCGATACGCAAAACAAACCGATAGTTCACCGCGTCTGAATATGAACTGGATGAGCCTGTCCGGGGTTGGTCAAATGCTGCTTGGAAACACGGGAACCAATCTGGCAACTGCGGCCATTAAGCTGAAGGTGTTTAGCCCCGGATGTCGCGTGACGGTTCGTGATTCAGCCGGGGGATCCCTGATTTCCGGCGTGGATATTTCGGGCGGCCCAGGCATATTAAACATCCCTTCCGTTTCGTTGGTTCCCGGCACCAATTTTTTTACCTTTCAAGTGACCCCGCGTTCGGCGAATGTCGGCGGGGAATTATTTGTGAACCAGATTAGTATCGAAGCGGTTGCTAACTGATCGGGGTGGTTTTGCTAACGTATGGAACGGAGCGGTACTATGAAAAAGACAGTGGCCATCGTGGTTCCTTTTCTTAACGAAGAAGAAAATCTGCCAGAGCTCTACCGCCGGGTGAGCGCAGTTTTTGAAAAAGGATCGGAAGAAGTCCGGTTCGTTTTTGTAGATGACGGTTCGACCGATGGAAGCTTCGAATGTCTGGAAAAAATCCGGCAAGCCGATGCCCGGGTCCGAATTCTGCAGCTTTCCCGGAACTTTGGTCACCAGATCGCTATCACCGCCGGAATGGATCATGCCGATGCCGATGCTGTAGTCATTATTGACGCCGACCTGCAGGATCCACCTGAAACTATTGCGGATATGCTCGCCAAGTGGCGCGAAGGACTTGACGTGGTCTATGCGGTTCGTAAGAGCCGCGAGGGCGAAACCTGGCTTAAGAAATTTCTGGCCGCCTCTTTCTACCGGGTTTTCTGCCGACTGGCCAAAGTGAACGTGCCTATGAACGCAGGAGATTTCCGGCTGGTTGATCGCAAGGTAGTGGATGCGCTTAAGGAAGTTCGTGAGCTTCATCGTTTCATGCGCGGACTCACCTGCTGGGTCGGATTTCGGCAGGGGGCTGTGCATTACGACCGCGCCGCGCGCAAGGCGGGTGTCACCAAATATCCGGTCTGGAAATCGCTCCGGCTGGCCTTTGACGCCATCACTTCCTTTTCCGCCGCGCCGCTGCGCTGGATGACGGTGCTGGGCGCGCTGATTGCTCTCAGCGGTTTTATTCAGGGGGCGTGGACTGTGTTTCAGCGGATTGTGCATCCCGAAAGTTTCGAGCCCGGCTGGGCGACCGTCGTGGCACTGATCCTTTTTCTGACGGGAGTTCAGTTGCTCTGCCTCGGGTTGGTTGGCCAATATGTCAGCCGTATTTTTGAAGAGAGTAAAAAACGTCCACTGTACTTCCTGCGCAATCAGTAATCAGATCAGACGGGTAAGGGCTGTTATGGAAATGAACCGTTCATTTTGGAAAAATCGGCGAGTGCTGGTGACGGGACATACCGGTTTCAAAGGCGGCTGGCTGTGTTTGTGGCTTCAGCAGCTCGGTGCTCAGGTGACCGGCTACGCGCTGGAACCGGATGCCTCCGGAAGTCTCTTTGCCGATGCGGATATCGCCTCCGGCATGCGGTCGGTGATCGGCGATGTGCGCGATCTTTCCGCGCTTGGACGCGCCGTGGAAGCCGCCCGTCCCGAAGTGGTTTTCCATCTGGCCGCACAGCCGCTGGTGCGCGTTTCCTATGAACAGCCGGTGGAAACCTTTGCAGTTAATGTTATGGGCACCGTGAATCTGCTCGAAACACTGCGCCATGCGGGCGGCGTTTCCGCTGTGGTGGCAGTCACCACGGACAAGGTGTACGAAAATCTTGAACTGCGCCGCGGCTACACGGAAAAGGATCAGCTCGGCGGACACGATCCCTATGCAGCCAGCAAAGCCTGCACTGAATTGGCCGTGGCGTCCTACCGCCATTCATTTGCTGACTGTCCTCCTGTGGCAACCGCGCGCGCCGGAAACGTCATTGGCGGCGGCGACCGCGCCCGCGACCGGTTATTGCCCGATGCGCTCAACGCGCTGGCTGCCGGAAAGAAGCCTCTCATCCGTTCTCCGCAGGCGGTACGTCCCTGGCAGCATGCTCTTGACCCGCTCCACGGCTACCTGTTGCTGGCGCAGAAACTGGCGGAAAATCCGGACGCGTATGCATCCGCCTGGAATTTCGGGCCAGATGAAAAAAGCCACGTCTCGGTGCAGCAGTTGCTGGAAAAACTGATTGTACTGTGGGACGGTGACGCTACGTGGGAATGTGCGCAGGGTCAGCATCCGCACGAGACAGCCTTTCTCTTCCTTGACTCTTCACAGGTTCGCTCTGCGCTCGGCTGGCATCCGCGCTGGACGCTGGATATTGCGCTGGAGCAGACCGTTGGCTGGTGGAAGGCGCAGCTGGCCGGCGCGGATATGAACGCCGAAACTCTTCGCCAGATTAAGCGGTTCGAAACCGGTTTGCTGGGAGATGTATGAGCCCGCCCCTTGTTTCAGTTTGTATTCCCCTCTACAACAGCGGCCTTTATATCCGCGAAGCGATCGAGTCGGTGCTGGCACAAACCCTGACCGACTGGGAGCTGATCATCACCGACGACGGCTCTACGGATGGTTCCGAGGAAATTGTCTCTTCGTATTCCGATCCGCGCATTCGTTATCTGCTCAATCCGGAACGGCTGGGTGCGGAGGGAAATTGGAATCGTTGCGTTAACGAAGGTCGGGGGATTTACCGGAAACTGCTCTGCCACGACGACCGGCTTCATTCTGACTGCCTCGCCCGGCAGGTGGCTGTATTTGAACAGCCCGGCAAGGAGTCTGTTTCGCTGGTCACTGCTGCGCGGAGGATTATTAGTCCGGAAGGAAAAACAATTCTTACCCGACGCTGGAAGAGTTGTGACCAACAAATCTCCAGTTGCGATGCGATCCGGCAGATTGTCAGATCAGGAACCAATCTGATTGGCGAGCCCGGCTCGGCGCTGTTCCGCGCTTCGGACTGGAGTGCGCTGAATGGATTCAGCGCCCGTTATCCGTACGTCATCGACTTAGATTTCTGGTTCCAGCTGCTCAAACGCGGGGACTGCTTTTATCTGGCTGAACCGCTGTGCGACTTTCGGGTCTCTGCGCAGAGCTGGAGTTTTCAGCTGGCGAAAAAACAGAGCGGACAATTTACCGGGCTGATTTATGAAACGGCGCGGGGCGACGGCTCAGGCGTTTCCACCTTTGATTGCTTTGCGGGGAGTTGCAAAGCCAAAGCGGGCGCTTTGCTCCGTCATCTGATTTACCGGAGGGTGTGCAACATCCGGAAGGAACCGCAGAGATGAGTCACGGCGGATTTAAATGCATGCTGTGCGGTGCAACGGAGTTCCGTCCGTGGCTGACGAACTGTGCCGACTATTATCTGCAGAAGGGCAGGCCGGTCGATTATGTTGAGTGTAATGCCTGTTCACTGGTGCAGCAGTTCCCTTTTCCAGCCGATGTGAGTGCGCTCTATGCGGACTATCCAGTTCACTCTTCGCGCAACACGGTACAGCGACTCGCCCGCCGCATTTTCCAGCGGCAGGTTTATTTCCGTCCGGCATCCGGTTCGGGGCAACTCAGTCTGCTTGATTACGGTTGCGGCGATGGAACTTTCCTGCGCGAGATGCAGGGCCGGGGCAATGCGGTTTGCGGATTCGAACCCGGCGACACGCATTCCGCAGCACTTTCGAGCCAGCTCAATATGCCGATCTATAGTTCAACGGAAAAACTGTGTCAGGAGCTTGCCGGAACGCTGAATATTATTACCGCGCATTTTGTGCTGGAACATGTTTCCGATTTACGCGGCGCATTTACAACCTTTCAGACCCTGCTCAAGCCCGGCGGAACGCTTTATATTGCCGTGCCGAATATCCGCTCGTGGGAGTCCCTTCTGTTTAAAAAACGCTGGCATGGCTTAGACGCTCCACGCCATCTTATTTTTCCTGAAGCCAGCCACTTTAAGACGTTGGCAGAAGAATACGGCTTCGGCGTTCCACAGATTTCATTTGCCGCATTTCCCAATACACTGGCCGCCAGCCTGGCGACGATGCTCGCCGGACGCTGCCAGCCGGTGCTGCTGATGGGGTTGATTGTGCCTGGCTGGCTGGTGGCGCTGGGCGCTCCGCAAGGCACGCTGGCAGTCCGGATGATCCGGACATAGCAGGCCCTCCGGACAATACGGCCCCTCCGGAGCAGACTGCTGCTACCTAATTAGATGGTGACTCAGTTCCTTTGGCTGACTACATTACTCCAAAACACGCCATCAGGAGGTATTGTGGGTATACAATTTAATCCGGTTGAAACTTGCCCGGTTTGTGGTTCAGGAAATCTCAGGGCAGTTATGCGCGGCAAGGATGCCGACAGCCTGCGTCTGAATTATTCGATTTTGCAGTGTCCGCAATGTCAGGCCTGTATAACCAATCCGCAGCCCCATCCGGATGATCTCTGGAAGCTTTACGACGAACGGAATTCCGCAGACTTTGCGCCCTCCTCAAGAAGCATCAGCCTGTTGCGGCAATACTTTTTTAAGCGTTACATCTATCGTGTCCTGCGCAATGTCAGCGGGAGACGTCTGAGAGTTTTGGATTACGGGTGCGGAGACGGACTTCTTTCTGTATTACTGTCACAGCATCCGCGCTGCGAACAGGTCACAGCCTCGGACTTTCATTCGGCGGCACCGCACTATATCGCACGGTCAGGAGAAAAAATTTCCTATATGCCCCATCATGACTTTGTGAAAAGCACGGATCACTATGATCTTATCTTGTGCCGTCAGGTGTTGGAGCATGTTCACGATCCGGTCTCCTGTCTAAGCTTGTTTCGTAAGCGGATGAATAACAACGCATGGATCGTTGTTGAAGTGCCTAATTTTCAAACTATCTGGAGATCTGTCTTTGGCCCTAACTGGTCCATGCTCTATTTGCCACGCCATCTATTGCACTACACCCCCTCGTCGTTGTGTGCTGTGTTGAGAAAGTCGGGATTTGCTGTGAGAAAGCTGCAGCGAGGGCATTTTCCAGGCATGCAGTCTTCCTTATACCATTCTTTGGGGAGGCACTCTCCAGCTCCCGGCCCGCTGGCGGTACTCCTGTTTCCTCTGCAAGTGCTATTGGATTTTTTTTGCTGTCGCTCCAGTGTGATCGCGGCTTACGCACAAGCCTCAGAGTCTCAGGCGGCAATTTGTGACAACGAAAATGAAAGCCGCTGACAGTTCTAGAACATCGGGAAAGGTAAAATAATGGTGACAGAATCTTCCAGACCTTGGAAAAAACTCATATGGGCGGCGGTGCTTATTCTTTTTGTCGGTGGGGCTCTGCTTCGGATACAGATGCTCGGCTATGCACCGTTCCGCAGCGACACCATGGAGTTCTATAAACTGGCGCTGAGAAACCAGAACATTATTGAGCTCTGGAAAAATCCGCCTTGGGTGAATCAGATCCCCCTTAACGAGACGTTCGCTCTTCTGCTAGTCAAAGCCGGGTTGCCCCCGACGCCGTTTATCGTGTGTCTGCCGTTTGCGCTGATGGGTATTCTGGCTCTCTTTTTTGTCTGGCGTTTTTCCCGCCGCTGGTTCGGTGCTGGCGCGGCTCTGCTGACCTTGCTGTTGGCGGTCTTTAATCCATACCAACTCTATTTTTCCCGCACGGCCTATCATTATTCCGGCGCAGTCTGCTGGTCGGCAGCGCTTTTTCTGGCCTTCTGGTCGATTAAAGAAACGTTACAGCGGAATGAAGCTCCGACGAAAAAACAACTGGGGTTGTGGTTTCTGGCCGCCGTTGCAGCCTGCCACATGCACATGTCTGTATGGGTTGTTGCCGGGCTTCAGGGGGTGCTACTGCTAATTCTGGGCTTTAAATTAAAAGGAGAAGAGCGAGCCCGGTTTTTTGTGTCGTTTCCCATCGGCACGGTTATGTTTGGCATTTTGATGCTCCGCTGGATTATCCGTGCGGTGAAGGCCGTTCTGCTCGTCTCCGGAGAGCACGGAACAGGACAACTCGGCGCTTCCGCCGGCCCGGAGTTCCTGCGGCTGCTTCCGGCCTACTTCGCTGGCGAAAATATTTTTGCTATCGCGCTACTTTTAATTTTCATCGCGCTGGCAGTACTGGCGCTTTTTCGTTCGTCCGATGAACTTCGCCGCTTCCGCTCGCTGGCGTGGATTTGCGCTTTGCACATTGCGGTATTGATGCTCTATGTCGGCCTTGTCGGCGGCGGCGTCGCAAAGATCGCCTACTTCTCAGCCGTCTGGCCGCACTTCATTCTGCTGATTGGCATCGGCTCCTATCTGGGAATCCGGGCGCTGCCGGGAAGGGTATTGCGCATCGGAATATTCGTCCTGCTGGCTGGCGGATATATCGCACTCACGGCGTTGCCGGATCGGGCGATCATTCACCTCGAAGGAAAACCGACGCCGTATTACAAAATCAACGACTGGGTTTTGCACAATCTGCCCGTCGGAACGCCGGTGTTAACCGACCGTTGGTTTGAGCCGTGGAATGAACTGGCTGTACACAATCCCGGTGGCATCAACTACACCTTTACCGTTCCCGACGAACCGGTCGAAACCTACCGCCAACTCAACTGGCCCGCGACCGTTGAACAGTTTTTCGAAAAATATCCGGACGCCGCGTTTCTCGAACTCTGTCCCGGCCGGTATGAAGCGCAACTGGGCCCGTGGACTTTTCCGCAGCGCTATTTTGCCCGCGTTGCCTCCGTCACAAATGATGCCGCCATGGTCATGCGCCGGTTCAAAGTGTTTCCGGCGGAGGACTATTCTGCGGTCAACACCAACCGGGTGGTCGTGCGGATTTTCTACAACACGACGGAGGATCTGATCTCCGCCGCCCGCCGTCAGGGCCGCGACGTCCTCCGCCTTTACGGCGAAGGGTGGGGCTATGCCAAGCCCGGCTGGCAGCAGGGCCGTTTCGAGGATTACCGGATTCTCAAACAATCGGCGTCCATAGACATCTATAATTTAAAAGATATTGCGCTGAACGGATCGCTCGAAATATCCGCTGCAACCGCAGAACGTCCCAAAACCATTTCTGTGAATGGAGTAACCACGGGTTTTGCATCCGGGCGTATACGGACGTGGACAGTTCCGCTGGTGCTTCAAGCTGGCAAAAACACAATTCCATTCGCCAGTCCGTCCGCCGATCCGCTGTTTGTTCTCGATATCAAATGGAGTAAGTCCGAATGAAAATCAAATCCTGTTTGGCCGCACTGTTTTTGATTCTCAGCGTTGGCTGGGTGTACAAAGTAAATTTTCTGGATAAGCCGGTGAATGCATATGCACCGCCGGCTTTAGTCGGCGAAGTGCAGGCCTCCGGGCGGATTGAGGCTCAGGTAATTACCGACGGAGCACGCGCCGCCCGGTTTGTCTGGCCGGGCGGAACAGAATTTAAACCGTTCGAAATTCCGCTTTCTGTCGGCACGGAACCGCTTCTCAGCATTCGGCTCGATCCGCTACCGGATCGCACCGGAACAGTGCGGCTGAAAAACGTGCAGTTCCGTAGCAGTTCAGGGAAACTGACGCCGATCGCGGCTTCTGGGTGGGACTCGTTGAATCCGCGTTCTGTGCCGCAGGTTGAAGGGGATACGCTGGTCATTTCACGACTGGGCGCGGAGGATTATCCGGCTTTGCTTCTGAAAACGCCCGGTCCGCTGGATACGGCGGTGGACGGATTTCCTCGTGTAACCGAGTCCGGCGTGTGGCTTCTTTGGGTTCTGTGCGGAGTCTGTGTCCTTGGGCTGTTAGCGGTTCTGCTAAAGGTGTTGTGGTCGGCTCGCACAGAAGAGCGTTGGCTGCTCGGCGGGTGCTTCCTTCTACTGCTGGGTCTGCGCTGGCTGACGATTTTCCATTTTGGTTTTTCTTCGCCTTTCTGGGACTACTGGCAATTCCCTTGGACGGTCTACTTTCCCTTCGAAGACGGAACCCTTTCTTGGAAATCACTCTTTGCACCGGTCAATGAGCACCGCATTTTCTTCACCCGGGTCTTTTCGCTGTTCAGTTTCCGGATGAATGGACAATGGGATAACGCCTATGAGGCGGCTCTGAATTCTTTTTTCTTCGCCTTATCCTGCTTCGGATTAATTTTGGCTTTGTGGCGCGCCGCCGGGAAACGCCATGCCGCACTGATCGGCGGACTGACGGTTGTATTTTGCGCTCTCCCGTTTTCATGGGAAAACACGGTGTGGGCCAACCAGTCTCAGTTCTATTTTTTTGCCGGGTTTTCTTTTCTGGCCTTCTGGCTGATGGGACTCAGTCGTCCGTTTTCCGCCCGCTGGTGGCTGGGCTGCGCCGTCGCGTTCTGGGCAATGTTCACAGTTGGTTCCGGCATGATGGCCGTGGCGACAGTTGTCGGACTTTCGATTTACCGATTGTTGCGCGACCCGCGTGGCTGGCGCTCCGTTGCGCCGACATTGCTGGCCGGATTGGCGATCGCGGCACTTAATTATCCATTCATGGTTCAACAGCACAACTACGGGATGCTGACAAAAAGTGTTCAGCAGTTTTTGGCCACCTTCGGCAAGACCATGTCGTGGCCGTTTGTCAGTCAGATATGGTTCTGGCCCTTGTTGTGGCTTCCGCTAGGCGGATTAGTGATTTCCGCTTTCATCTCGCGGCGA
This window contains:
- a CDS encoding glycosyltransferase family 2 protein; its protein translation is MKKTVAIVVPFLNEEENLPELYRRVSAVFEKGSEEVRFVFVDDGSTDGSFECLEKIRQADARVRILQLSRNFGHQIAITAGMDHADADAVVIIDADLQDPPETIADMLAKWREGLDVVYAVRKSREGETWLKKFLAASFYRVFCRLAKVNVPMNAGDFRLVDRKVVDALKEVRELHRFMRGLTCWVGFRQGAVHYDRAARKAGVTKYPVWKSLRLAFDAITSFSAAPLRWMTVLGALIALSGFIQGAWTVFQRIVHPESFEPGWATVVALILFLTGVQLLCLGLVGQYVSRIFEESKKRPLYFLRNQ
- the rfbG gene encoding CDP-glucose 4,6-dehydratase — translated: MEMNRSFWKNRRVLVTGHTGFKGGWLCLWLQQLGAQVTGYALEPDASGSLFADADIASGMRSVIGDVRDLSALGRAVEAARPEVVFHLAAQPLVRVSYEQPVETFAVNVMGTVNLLETLRHAGGVSAVVAVTTDKVYENLELRRGYTEKDQLGGHDPYAASKACTELAVASYRHSFADCPPVATARAGNVIGGGDRARDRLLPDALNALAAGKKPLIRSPQAVRPWQHALDPLHGYLLLAQKLAENPDAYASAWNFGPDEKSHVSVQQLLEKLIVLWDGDATWECAQGQHPHETAFLFLDSSQVRSALGWHPRWTLDIALEQTVGWWKAQLAGADMNAETLRQIKRFETGLLGDV
- a CDS encoding glycosyltransferase family 2 protein, with product MSPPLVSVCIPLYNSGLYIREAIESVLAQTLTDWELIITDDGSTDGSEEIVSSYSDPRIRYLLNPERLGAEGNWNRCVNEGRGIYRKLLCHDDRLHSDCLARQVAVFEQPGKESVSLVTAARRIISPEGKTILTRRWKSCDQQISSCDAIRQIVRSGTNLIGEPGSALFRASDWSALNGFSARYPYVIDLDFWFQLLKRGDCFYLAEPLCDFRVSAQSWSFQLAKKQSGQFTGLIYETARGDGSGVSTFDCFAGSCKAKAGALLRHLIYRRVCNIRKEPQR
- a CDS encoding class I SAM-dependent methyltransferase, with amino-acid sequence MSHGGFKCMLCGATEFRPWLTNCADYYLQKGRPVDYVECNACSLVQQFPFPADVSALYADYPVHSSRNTVQRLARRIFQRQVYFRPASGSGQLSLLDYGCGDGTFLREMQGRGNAVCGFEPGDTHSAALSSQLNMPIYSSTEKLCQELAGTLNIITAHFVLEHVSDLRGAFTTFQTLLKPGGTLYIAVPNIRSWESLLFKKRWHGLDAPRHLIFPEASHFKTLAEEYGFGVPQISFAAFPNTLAASLATMLAGRCQPVLLMGLIVPGWLVALGAPQGTLAVRMIRT
- a CDS encoding class I SAM-dependent methyltransferase, which gives rise to MGIQFNPVETCPVCGSGNLRAVMRGKDADSLRLNYSILQCPQCQACITNPQPHPDDLWKLYDERNSADFAPSSRSISLLRQYFFKRYIYRVLRNVSGRRLRVLDYGCGDGLLSVLLSQHPRCEQVTASDFHSAAPHYIARSGEKISYMPHHDFVKSTDHYDLILCRQVLEHVHDPVSCLSLFRKRMNNNAWIVVEVPNFQTIWRSVFGPNWSMLYLPRHLLHYTPSSLCAVLRKSGFAVRKLQRGHFPGMQSSLYHSLGRHSPAPGPLAVLLFPLQVLLDFFCCRSSVIAAYAQASESQAAICDNENESR